One region of Edaphobacter bradus genomic DNA includes:
- a CDS encoding PstS family phosphate ABC transporter substrate-binding protein has translation MNSIRTQAVQNRKDLARASHSSRTSGRSPAARLCRLLALIGLVSLMARRPALAQQYDLSGLPPYHDETNPQQLHGVIRIHGTELTQHLIHEWEDAFLKLHPLVRFGDYMLPTGFSGLCAGTADINVMGHTAWRSDLKAFEETFGYDPFEVMFATGGFNLRKGNTPAAIIFVNKDNPIGQLSLRQLDGIFGAQRTGGWNGTHWSTASARGPEGDIRTWGQLGLTGDWKDKPIHLYGIDATLSNWSELIQRVVFKGGDKWNPAMNEIVRGGVEIPADAQIVSSVANDPGGIGFNLMRVVEKNPGVKALAIGAQDQGPYIQPTAESCYQRTYPLVNSVYLYLNRPPGKPFDPRLKEFLKFVLSREGQQIVVDDGMFIPLNPEAAHETLRKLD, from the coding sequence ATGAATTCGATCAGAACGCAGGCCGTCCAGAATCGCAAAGACCTCGCGCGAGCCTCGCATTCGTCACGCACGAGCGGCCGTTCGCCGGCGGCGAGGCTTTGTAGGCTTCTGGCGCTGATCGGTCTGGTCTCATTGATGGCACGCCGCCCCGCCCTCGCCCAGCAATATGATCTGAGCGGCCTACCACCCTACCACGACGAGACCAACCCGCAACAACTTCACGGCGTCATCCGCATCCACGGAACCGAGCTCACACAGCACCTCATTCACGAGTGGGAGGATGCGTTCCTCAAACTCCACCCCCTTGTCCGCTTCGGCGACTACATGCTCCCAACCGGCTTCAGCGGCCTCTGCGCCGGCACTGCCGACATCAATGTAATGGGTCACACCGCGTGGCGCTCAGATCTCAAGGCCTTCGAGGAAACCTTCGGCTATGACCCTTTTGAAGTGATGTTCGCGACCGGAGGTTTCAATCTGAGGAAGGGCAACACGCCGGCTGCGATCATCTTTGTCAACAAAGACAACCCCATAGGCCAACTCTCTCTGAGACAGCTCGATGGCATCTTTGGTGCCCAGCGCACCGGCGGCTGGAACGGGACGCATTGGTCGACCGCGAGCGCGCGAGGTCCCGAAGGGGACATTCGCACTTGGGGCCAGCTCGGCCTTACGGGCGACTGGAAGGACAAGCCGATCCACCTCTACGGGATCGACGCCACCTTGAGCAACTGGTCGGAGCTGATCCAGCGCGTCGTCTTCAAAGGCGGCGACAAGTGGAACCCCGCGATGAACGAGATTGTACGCGGAGGTGTCGAGATCCCTGCCGACGCGCAGATCGTCTCAAGCGTCGCAAACGACCCAGGCGGCATCGGTTTCAACCTGATGCGTGTCGTCGAGAAGAATCCCGGCGTGAAAGCGCTCGCAATCGGCGCACAGGATCAGGGACCATACATTCAGCCTACTGCCGAGAGTTGCTATCAACGCACCTACCCACTGGTTAACTCAGTTTATCTCTACCTCAATCGGCCGCCGGGCAAGCCGTTCGACCCCCGGCTCAAAGAGTTCCTCAAATTTGTCCTCAGTCGCGAAGGCCAGCAGATCGTCGTCGACGACGGAATGTTTATCCCTCTCAATCCGGAAGCTGCTCACGAAACGCTGCGAAAGCTTGATTAG
- a CDS encoding type 2 periplasmic-binding domain-containing protein, giving the protein MNPSSHKRSCRKPTHLYLNTSRRRHIHLIAFAAALIIVQGPYSSHGFAQEKALDGPQPYVAQSVKFPAGATYLRPDGSIYMTGNDLVQPLIEKLNELFVKTHPGFRFSLHMMSSAEAISGITSGKSAIGPIARDATFWDKDAFASVYGYQPTDVQIGWDNTPDADHYPPGKFPPAVWVNVRNPVSALDLDQVTSIFTQGSPKGDITRWGQVAFHEANLGNNGGDYAKREIHVYLPTLRGLPVVSTTRMRLGGYPWTARGEYLPSIEDVMNAVANDPFGIGFIGWFPVDEGWDRSVDLSGKVRLLPLSETADSKISRGTPGDLYPLAGGIHLMVNRAPGKPMEPWIREYLRLALSKEGQEIISSMTASDGFMSLDPKDVPAELKKLD; this is encoded by the coding sequence ATGAACCCGTCAAGCCATAAGAGGAGTTGCAGGAAGCCAACCCACTTATACCTGAACACTTCGCGACGCCGGCATATCCATCTCATTGCCTTTGCCGCGGCGCTGATCATCGTGCAAGGCCCGTATTCTTCTCATGGCTTCGCCCAGGAGAAGGCCCTCGATGGTCCACAGCCCTATGTCGCTCAGTCGGTGAAGTTCCCCGCCGGCGCAACCTATTTGCGGCCGGACGGCAGCATCTACATGACTGGCAATGACCTCGTTCAGCCGTTGATCGAAAAGCTCAACGAACTCTTCGTCAAAACTCACCCCGGCTTCAGATTTTCCTTGCATATGATGTCCTCCGCAGAAGCAATCAGCGGCATCACCTCCGGAAAATCTGCTATTGGCCCGATTGCACGCGATGCCACATTCTGGGACAAGGACGCGTTCGCTTCCGTCTATGGCTATCAGCCCACCGACGTTCAGATCGGCTGGGATAACACGCCCGACGCAGATCACTATCCTCCGGGCAAGTTTCCGCCCGCAGTATGGGTCAACGTACGCAACCCTGTATCGGCGCTCGATCTCGATCAGGTCACATCGATCTTCACGCAGGGATCTCCCAAGGGGGATATCACACGCTGGGGCCAGGTCGCCTTCCACGAAGCGAATCTGGGCAACAATGGCGGCGACTATGCCAAGCGCGAGATCCACGTCTATCTGCCCACCCTGCGCGGTCTGCCCGTTGTTTCCACCACGCGCATGCGTCTGGGCGGCTATCCGTGGACAGCCCGCGGTGAATACCTGCCCTCCATTGAAGATGTGATGAATGCAGTGGCGAATGATCCCTTCGGCATCGGCTTCATCGGCTGGTTTCCCGTCGACGAAGGTTGGGACCGCTCCGTCGACCTGAGCGGCAAAGTCCGGCTTCTTCCTTTGTCCGAGACGGCAGACAGCAAGATCTCGCGCGGCACACCTGGCGATCTCTATCCCCTCGCAGGAGGCATTCACCTGATGGTTAACCGTGCACCAGGCAAGCCGATGGAGCCGTGGATCCGGGAGTACTTGCGGCTCGCCCTCTCAAAGGAGGGCCAGGAGATCATCTCCTCCATGACCGCAAGCGACGGTTTCATGTCGCTTGATCCCAAAGATGTTCCCGCAGAGCTAAAGAAGCTGGACTGA
- a CDS encoding PstS family phosphate ABC transporter substrate-binding protein encodes MMAKSKAIRWLVVLDGILAVTTMATAPANALGGAPIRQADASLPSYQPQPAAPPKGAGYVMPDGTIRIVGFDDMEGMILKLNALFTQSHPGTKFTYVKSNSYGALYSLMWDSTAFAPMALDYQSNLVYTDIVHGPSFAIRVAHASVTPAAKLSPIAVVVNKSSPIDTLSVAQLTSIFTEPVRRPVYSHWGQLGLKGELEAQSIHPCGLPWSDHYPSQDPTFGEYVFTRKLGGGQPVVNYAMFTTYAAVLRNVASDPLAIGLVAANEVTSDVKLVNVTGGDLGEPSRPDAASVQSGRYPLDRYLYLYGRLVSGKPFDPFVKEYMRMVLSKEGQRIIAEDPHGYIPLDTVEVGNDLAKLR; translated from the coding sequence ATGATGGCAAAGAGCAAGGCAATACGGTGGCTTGTGGTCCTCGACGGCATCCTGGCTGTGACGACGATGGCCACAGCACCTGCTAACGCTCTTGGCGGCGCACCCATCAGGCAGGCGGACGCATCGCTCCCCTCTTATCAGCCCCAGCCAGCAGCGCCTCCCAAGGGCGCAGGCTACGTCATGCCGGACGGAACCATCCGTATCGTCGGCTTCGATGACATGGAAGGGATGATCCTGAAGCTGAACGCGCTCTTTACTCAGTCCCATCCGGGGACGAAGTTCACCTACGTGAAGAGCAACAGCTACGGTGCTCTCTACTCGCTGATGTGGGACTCAACGGCTTTCGCTCCTATGGCTCTGGACTATCAGAGCAATCTCGTCTACACCGATATTGTCCATGGCCCATCCTTTGCAATCCGCGTCGCACACGCCTCTGTGACTCCCGCCGCAAAGCTTAGCCCGATCGCAGTTGTCGTGAACAAGAGCAGCCCTATCGACACCCTGTCGGTCGCTCAGCTTACATCCATTTTCACGGAACCGGTCCGCAGACCTGTTTACAGCCACTGGGGCCAGCTTGGCCTGAAAGGCGAGTTGGAAGCCCAATCCATCCATCCCTGCGGCCTTCCCTGGAGCGATCATTACCCCTCCCAGGATCCGACGTTCGGAGAGTATGTCTTCACGCGCAAACTCGGGGGAGGTCAGCCCGTCGTGAACTACGCGATGTTCACCACCTATGCAGCCGTGCTCAGGAACGTCGCCTCAGACCCGCTCGCAATCGGGCTTGTAGCCGCCAACGAGGTCACCTCCGACGTCAAGCTCGTCAACGTCACTGGTGGCGACCTCGGTGAACCTTCTCGCCCAGACGCAGCCAGTGTTCAGAGCGGGCGCTACCCTTTGGACCGCTATCTGTATCTCTATGGCCGGCTCGTCTCGGGCAAGCCCTTCGACCCATTCGTAAAGGAGTACATGCGGATGGTTCTGTCGAAGGAAGGGCAACGGATTATCGCCGAGGATCCTCACGGCTACATCCCGCTCGATACCGTCGAAGTTGGGAACGACCTGGCGAAGCTCCGATGA
- a CDS encoding TonB-dependent receptor produces the protein MFAKARRTLLTAITITSVALTSASYAQSGGATLQGTVTDPNGAVVPNARIGIVSQLTGVSRDVTSNNEGIYSAPNLSAGRYKVTTSASGFATNVQTDVLLTVGAVRDFDIPLTLATTDITITVESSSNQVNSVDTSVQGIVDGKQTRDLPLNGRDWTTLATLNSGVSQILTQFPGAATATTRLSRGLGAQLTIGGNRPQQNSYRLDGVNINDYANGGPGSVSGATLGVDAVQEFNVITSDAPAQYGRMSGGVINSITRQGSNQLHGSAYDFIRNSVFDARSYFDPVGGGEPSFRRNQFGGTLGGPIIRDKTFFFFNYEGFRQAQGVSMQSTVLSPNARTGLVTCTSGSTCKNGLQQLKISPAVSPFLTLFPLPNSTVSGNTGIYSFLTTQKANEDFSTVHGDHNFSQSDSIHGTLLYDTASLDSADQTNTLYDEAISRRTTAAIEEVHLFSPRLTNSFRLGYNRSVAIAPTEKAVINPAVNNPALAYYAGYTTGQLLVSSLTTVQGGSGAVGTNSYHYNSYQLYDDATYVRGKHSITFGGVIEYIQNNTNGGVLPNGEWNFGSINNFLTNVPTFFEGRVPGTPVVPHDLRQTLYSAYVQDSWKMRNYLTINLGLRYEMVTDTTETRGRIGALPTQTSPAAVPIHTFFTNNPTTKNFEPRIGVAWDPFRNGKTIVSVASGIYDILPLNYTLQLQLLSSAPSYQEGRVTYSGTTGKGLFPVTPFVTTTPQLRVIYTPQNPPRSYVIQNNVNLQQQLTPNTVFQIGYIGSHGVHQLFSTNDINNVPSLGKDPSGNYYWPDLSKVTGAARSALQLNPAVGTESDTIYAGSSIYHSLQTSISYAAPKGVIGKIAYTWSHSIDDSSSQVSGASFGNSVSGLPAFDLSLDRADSDFDIRHVFSANAIAPLPNIKRGGGYTSILRGWSTNNIFTIRSGIPFTPVVGGDPLGLLGSQTFQFPDRIVHGRSCTNSHNVHYIDTSCFAFPGTYAYGPGLAGPRLGTGRRNTLDGPGLFNWTTGLMKDQVITERLRAQFQAQAFNVTNHTNFANPASAQTQIFNVNGSLSGTAGTLTSVATQGRQLQFALKLLF, from the coding sequence ATGTTCGCAAAGGCTAGACGCACTCTCCTCACTGCAATCACGATCACTTCCGTAGCACTCACTTCGGCAAGTTACGCGCAGAGCGGCGGCGCAACGCTCCAGGGGACGGTGACGGATCCAAACGGGGCGGTAGTGCCCAATGCGCGGATAGGTATCGTATCCCAGTTGACTGGAGTATCCCGGGATGTGACCTCGAACAACGAGGGCATCTACTCCGCACCGAACCTCAGCGCCGGGAGATACAAGGTCACCACCTCGGCCTCTGGTTTCGCCACCAACGTCCAGACCGACGTACTGCTCACGGTTGGCGCCGTGCGCGACTTTGACATTCCGCTGACGCTCGCCACAACCGACATCACCATCACAGTCGAAAGCTCGAGCAACCAGGTCAACTCTGTCGACACTTCCGTCCAGGGCATCGTGGATGGAAAACAGACCCGAGACCTCCCGCTCAACGGCCGCGACTGGACCACGTTAGCGACACTCAACTCCGGTGTCTCTCAGATACTCACTCAATTTCCAGGTGCGGCCACTGCCACAACCCGGCTATCCCGTGGCCTGGGGGCACAGTTGACCATCGGTGGCAATCGGCCACAGCAGAACAGTTATCGACTCGACGGTGTTAACATCAACGATTACGCCAACGGCGGCCCCGGCTCTGTCTCGGGAGCCACGCTCGGCGTCGACGCAGTGCAGGAGTTCAACGTAATCACCTCGGACGCCCCCGCGCAGTACGGCCGCATGTCCGGTGGCGTCATTAATTCCATCACCCGCCAGGGTTCCAATCAGCTACACGGTTCGGCGTACGATTTCATCCGCAACAGCGTCTTCGATGCCCGCAGTTACTTCGATCCGGTTGGTGGTGGCGAGCCCTCCTTCCGTCGCAACCAATTCGGCGGAACCCTCGGCGGTCCAATCATTCGCGACAAGACATTCTTCTTCTTCAACTATGAGGGCTTCCGTCAGGCGCAGGGAGTCTCGATGCAATCGACCGTGCTCTCACCGAACGCGCGCACCGGACTCGTCACTTGCACCAGTGGCTCCACGTGTAAGAACGGCCTGCAGCAGCTCAAGATCAGCCCCGCCGTATCTCCCTTCCTCACACTCTTCCCCCTCCCCAATTCGACCGTAAGCGGAAATACGGGAATCTATAGCTTTTTGACGACGCAGAAAGCGAACGAGGATTTTTCCACTGTCCACGGGGACCACAACTTCTCACAGAGCGATTCAATTCACGGTACGCTGCTCTACGACACCGCCTCGCTTGACTCCGCGGATCAGACCAACACCCTTTACGATGAAGCTATTTCGCGCCGGACCACGGCTGCGATCGAAGAGGTACATCTCTTCTCGCCGAGACTCACCAACTCCTTCCGGCTTGGCTACAACCGCTCCGTCGCCATCGCTCCAACCGAAAAGGCCGTCATCAATCCTGCGGTCAATAATCCCGCCCTCGCGTACTATGCCGGTTACACTACGGGACAGCTTCTCGTTTCCAGCCTTACTACCGTTCAGGGTGGTTCAGGTGCAGTCGGCACAAACTCCTACCACTACAACTCCTACCAACTCTACGACGATGCCACTTATGTGCGCGGCAAGCACTCCATCACCTTCGGAGGGGTGATCGAATACATCCAGAACAACACCAATGGCGGCGTTCTTCCAAATGGGGAGTGGAACTTCGGATCGATCAACAACTTCCTCACCAACGTGCCCACGTTCTTCGAGGGCCGCGTTCCAGGAACGCCCGTTGTCCCGCACGACTTGCGGCAGACGCTCTATTCTGCCTACGTCCAGGACAGTTGGAAGATGCGCAACTACCTCACCATCAACCTTGGGCTTCGGTACGAGATGGTGACGGACACGACTGAGACTCGCGGTCGGATCGGCGCGCTGCCCACCCAGACCTCGCCCGCAGCCGTTCCGATCCACACCTTTTTCACCAATAATCCGACGACCAAAAACTTCGAGCCACGTATTGGCGTTGCCTGGGATCCCTTCCGCAATGGGAAAACTATTGTGTCCGTCGCCTCAGGCATCTACGACATCCTGCCCCTGAATTACACATTGCAGCTCCAACTCCTTTCGAGCGCCCCCTCCTACCAAGAGGGACGGGTTACGTACTCTGGCACTACAGGAAAGGGTCTCTTTCCTGTCACACCATTCGTCACCACAACACCCCAACTTCGCGTTATCTATACGCCCCAGAACCCGCCTCGCAGTTACGTTATCCAAAACAACGTCAATCTCCAGCAGCAGCTCACGCCCAACACAGTCTTCCAGATTGGCTACATCGGCTCGCATGGAGTTCATCAGTTATTCAGCACCAATGACATCAACAACGTCCCCAGCTTAGGCAAGGACCCCTCCGGCAACTACTACTGGCCTGACCTCTCCAAGGTCACCGGCGCCGCGCGCTCCGCCTTGCAATTGAACCCCGCCGTCGGCACAGAGTCCGACACCATCTACGCTGGCAGCTCAATCTACCACTCTCTCCAGACCTCCATCAGCTACGCGGCTCCCAAGGGAGTTATCGGCAAGATCGCCTATACCTGGTCGCACTCCATCGATGACAGCTCCTCGCAAGTCTCGGGCGCCAGCTTTGGCAACTCGGTCTCAGGTCTTCCCGCCTTCGACCTCAGTCTCGACCGCGCAGACTCTGATTTCGATATCCGCCACGTCTTCTCCGCAAACGCTATCGCTCCTCTTCCGAACATTAAGCGAGGAGGAGGCTACACCTCTATCCTCCGCGGATGGAGCACAAACAATATCTTCACCATTCGTTCCGGTATCCCCTTCACCCCGGTCGTCGGCGGCGACCCTCTCGGATTGCTCGGCTCCCAGACATTTCAGTTTCCTGATCGCATCGTCCACGGTCGCAGCTGCACGAACAGTCACAACGTCCACTACATCGATACCTCGTGTTTCGCCTTCCCTGGCACTTACGCCTACGGCCCCGGCCTCGCCGGACCCCGACTCGGCACCGGCCGCCGCAACACCCTCGACGGCCCGGGCCTCTTCAACTGGACGACAGGTCTGATGAAGGATCAGGTCATTACCGAGCGCTTACGCGCCCAGTTTCAAGCACAGGCCTTCAACGTAACCAACCACACTAACTTTGCCAACCCGGCGAGTGCACAGACGCAGATCTTCAATGTCAACGGCTCCCTATCCGGTACAGCCGGTACGCTCACCTCCGTCGCCACTCAAGGGCGCCAGCTGCAGTTCGCCCTTAAGCTGCTCTTCTAA
- a CDS encoding YncE family protein, which translates to MKKIFAGALMLTAATLATSAAAQSNAQLKLVKTVELPGYTGDFDHFAIDRQRGRILVAAEDHATLEIFDLKTGNHLKTIAGFGAPHTVLVRPNSPNILVTDSGKEMTAVLDAATYEKKGTVTLTPGADSAGYDAVANVWYVVTGGKDVDMKTAEIEAINPDTGKKLGEVVFDDNHVEAMALEKNGDRLFINLAQTNKLAVVNRKTMKEIAEWAVLPAKANAMVAFDEGAKRLYVVCRDPGMVVVMNSDTGAVVSKAPAPLRADEVMMDATTHRLYVPGGEGYIGIYDTSDPQQVKMIAKVPSAPGAKTGILLPDMKKMFVAASPGETKNVAKIMTYQLP; encoded by the coding sequence ATGAAGAAGATATTCGCGGGAGCTTTGATGCTCACCGCTGCGACGTTAGCTACAAGTGCCGCTGCCCAAAGCAACGCTCAACTCAAGCTGGTCAAGACGGTGGAGTTGCCAGGCTACACAGGCGACTTTGACCACTTCGCGATTGATCGCCAGCGGGGGCGGATTCTGGTCGCGGCGGAGGATCATGCGACCCTCGAAATATTCGATCTGAAGACCGGTAATCATTTGAAGACGATCGCTGGGTTCGGAGCGCCACATACGGTGCTGGTGCGTCCGAACTCGCCGAACATCTTGGTGACTGACAGCGGCAAGGAGATGACAGCAGTGCTGGACGCGGCGACCTACGAGAAGAAGGGAACCGTAACGCTGACACCTGGAGCCGATTCGGCGGGCTATGATGCTGTGGCGAACGTCTGGTATGTCGTCACGGGAGGCAAAGACGTGGACATGAAGACGGCCGAGATCGAGGCAATTAACCCGGACACGGGCAAGAAACTAGGCGAGGTAGTGTTCGACGACAACCACGTTGAAGCGATGGCACTCGAGAAGAATGGGGACCGGCTATTCATCAATCTTGCGCAAACGAACAAACTGGCCGTAGTCAATCGGAAGACGATGAAGGAGATTGCGGAGTGGGCCGTACTACCGGCGAAAGCGAACGCGATGGTTGCATTTGATGAAGGAGCCAAACGGCTCTATGTAGTATGCCGGGACCCGGGCATGGTCGTTGTGATGAACAGCGATACCGGGGCGGTAGTGAGCAAGGCGCCGGCACCGCTGCGTGCCGACGAAGTGATGATGGACGCGACAACGCACCGCCTTTATGTCCCTGGTGGTGAGGGCTACATCGGAATTTATGACACATCGGATCCGCAACAGGTGAAGATGATTGCCAAGGTGCCGAGCGCTCCCGGGGCGAAAACCGGAATTCTGTTGCCAGACATGAAAAAGATGTTTGTCGCGGCTTCGCCGGGAGAAACGAAGAATGTTGCAAAGATTATGACGTATCAACTACCTTGA
- a CDS encoding MFS transporter, with translation MYVASVDPASSLQQEVDTPGWQFAVIGGILGWVLDAFDFFVVVFLFNELSAKFQVSKSAIVVSLTLTLAMRPVGALLFGWLADRFGRRRPLMVCVLYFSTMTVLSGFAPSYLAFMIFRALYGIGMGGYWGIGAAYSMESAPRRKRGFLSGMMQGGYPFGYLMASIAIQTVPPRFGWQAMFVVGSVVAVLIVLITLKAPESDAWKLHRSPSIWSMGATLMHNIRPFAYLLLVMTVMTCLSHGTQDLYPDFLKGLPWVTKATVFGMKATYGIPVLYNVGAIIGAIIIGGLSERIGRRYALMIALTLCLISIPAWAFGGTLVAIVLGSFCMQTGVQGAFGVIPAHLNELSPDAIRGLFTGFVYQLGVLFSSPLPALQNLLEKRLGYSWALTSFELCVIASLMLIFGFGPENRGRSFKTRSPIP, from the coding sequence ATGTACGTCGCCTCCGTTGATCCCGCATCCAGTCTGCAACAGGAGGTCGATACACCCGGTTGGCAATTTGCCGTAATCGGAGGCATCCTCGGCTGGGTGCTCGACGCCTTCGACTTCTTCGTTGTCGTCTTTCTCTTCAACGAGCTCTCCGCGAAGTTCCAAGTCAGCAAGTCCGCCATCGTTGTCTCGCTCACCCTTACACTTGCCATGCGTCCCGTCGGCGCTCTCCTCTTCGGCTGGCTCGCGGATCGCTTCGGCCGCCGCCGGCCGCTCATGGTGTGCGTGCTCTACTTCTCCACGATGACCGTCCTCAGTGGCTTCGCGCCCAGCTACCTTGCGTTCATGATCTTTCGCGCACTCTACGGCATTGGCATGGGTGGCTACTGGGGCATCGGAGCGGCCTACTCCATGGAGAGCGCTCCCCGCCGTAAACGAGGCTTCCTCTCCGGCATGATGCAGGGCGGCTATCCTTTCGGCTACCTCATGGCTTCTATTGCCATCCAGACCGTCCCACCGCGCTTCGGTTGGCAGGCCATGTTCGTAGTCGGCTCGGTCGTCGCCGTGCTCATCGTGCTTATCACTCTGAAGGCTCCAGAGTCTGACGCCTGGAAGCTGCACCGCAGCCCATCGATCTGGTCCATGGGCGCGACCCTCATGCATAACATCCGCCCCTTTGCTTACCTTCTGCTCGTGATGACCGTAATGACCTGCCTCTCGCACGGCACCCAGGATCTCTACCCCGACTTCCTCAAGGGCCTCCCTTGGGTTACTAAGGCAACGGTCTTCGGCATGAAGGCGACATATGGCATTCCCGTCCTTTACAACGTCGGCGCGATCATCGGTGCGATCATCATCGGCGGGTTGTCCGAGCGCATCGGCCGTCGCTATGCCCTCATGATCGCCCTCACGCTCTGCCTGATTTCGATCCCCGCCTGGGCCTTTGGCGGCACACTCGTCGCTATTGTCCTCGGCTCGTTCTGCATGCAGACCGGCGTGCAGGGAGCCTTCGGAGTCATCCCGGCGCACCTCAATGAGCTCTCGCCAGACGCCATTCGCGGCCTCTTCACAGGCTTCGTCTACCAGCTTGGCGTGTTGTTCTCTTCGCCGCTGCCAGCGCTCCAGAATCTTCTGGAAAAGCGCCTCGGCTATTCCTGGGCACTGACCTCGTTCGAGCTGTGCGTCATCGCATCGCTCATGCTCATCTTCGGATTCGGCCCAGAGAATCGCGGGCGCAGCTTCAAAACCAGGAGTCCCATCCCATGA
- a CDS encoding PstS family phosphate ABC transporter substrate-binding protein, whose amino-acid sequence MKISKAFLVGTIFATSSIYAQTGSQPATKPTNRTPAALANVASAADYKPGPPAPGVIRVWGNDFMTRLESIWEEGFRKFHPEIRFEDTLKSSAQAVGALYTNVADVGLLGREPWPMEVLGFQKMFNYDPLAIAAATGSFDAEGKTWPFIIFVNKSNPIQHLDLQQLDAIFGTGLKRGAKVPITRWGQLGLTGEWADRPIHVNGYDMQIPGFTYGFQQIVFMGSDKWTGSLREFYNTHYPDGRLIHTGGDLMTAEIAKDEDAIGFTGMQFANDGVKFLPISVNSGGPYITPNVENTANRTYPMVRAIYILVNRKPGTPLDPKLNEFLHYVLSKQGQADVLKEGDFLPMPPEFLAEQLKKLD is encoded by the coding sequence ATGAAGATCTCCAAAGCATTCCTAGTGGGCACAATCTTTGCCACTTCCTCCATATACGCGCAGACCGGATCGCAACCCGCAACGAAGCCGACCAACCGCACGCCGGCAGCCCTCGCGAACGTCGCGAGCGCGGCCGACTACAAACCTGGTCCGCCGGCACCGGGCGTCATCCGCGTTTGGGGCAACGACTTCATGACCAGGCTCGAATCCATCTGGGAAGAGGGCTTCCGCAAGTTTCATCCGGAGATCCGTTTCGAGGACACCCTTAAGAGCTCCGCCCAAGCTGTAGGCGCACTCTACACCAACGTCGCCGACGTCGGCCTCCTCGGCCGCGAGCCCTGGCCCATGGAAGTCCTGGGCTTCCAGAAGATGTTCAACTACGACCCGCTCGCCATTGCCGCGGCCACGGGAAGCTTCGACGCCGAAGGCAAGACCTGGCCCTTCATCATTTTTGTTAACAAAAGCAACCCCATTCAGCACCTCGATCTCCAGCAGCTCGATGCTATTTTCGGCACCGGCCTCAAGCGCGGCGCTAAAGTGCCCATCACGCGCTGGGGACAGCTCGGTCTGACCGGCGAGTGGGCCGACCGCCCAATCCATGTCAACGGCTACGACATGCAAATTCCCGGATTTACTTATGGCTTCCAGCAGATCGTCTTCATGGGCAGCGACAAGTGGACCGGCAGCCTGCGGGAGTTCTACAACACCCATTACCCGGATGGAAGGCTCATCCATACCGGTGGCGACCTCATGACAGCTGAGATCGCGAAGGATGAGGATGCCATCGGCTTCACCGGTATGCAATTCGCCAACGACGGCGTCAAGTTTCTACCGATCTCCGTGAACTCCGGAGGCCCCTACATCACACCCAACGTCGAAAACACCGCCAACCGCACGTATCCGATGGTCCGCGCCATCTATATCCTGGTCAATCGTAAACCCGGCACGCCGCTTGACCCCAAGCTCAACGAGTTCCTCCACTACGTCCTCAGCAAACAGGGTCAGGCCGACGTACTCAAGGAGGGCGACTTCCTCCCCATGCCCCCCGAGTTCCTCGCGGAGCAACTCAAGAAGCTCGACTAG